One Candidatus Methylacidiphilales bacterium genomic region harbors:
- a CDS encoding autotransporter-associated beta strand repeat-containing protein, producing MNGRTIASSITGGSKLTISGTLSVSFRQNAYNNTMTLAGTGDTLVSARVVDWFSTGGSGVGVGSYNITNTGITTFSGTNNIYGGTTTLGDGSTLAVAYLADGGMASSTGTSSAAAANLAITNATLRYIGGTASTNRGFTIGAGAGTTAALNASGAGAVSFTNTASPVYADTNLAKTLILTGTNTGLNTLAASIADNGTGAVSLTKDGIGTWVLSGVSTYSGNTTISGGKLQLGADDTTSALSALSAIVDNGIFAVNRSNDVAQGTDFSSTAITGTGQFVQAGTGKTTLNAANAFTGDVSVQKGILAFNSVAAAAGAQALGSGSMVYLGVTGSSAVATLDYTGAAGTLDKNIYAMGSGLNTVRNSGGGLLILSGSLQKNGTVLVLNGNTGGIKVTGVISGTSANSDLYVTGGTTTLAAANTYNGPTWVYGGGTLVSGIDNALPTNTTLVLGGTNGGTDNSSNTFDLGGHNQSIVALNSMGSGTQTVINSGASVSTLAVTDGGTYSGVIANGNGTTALSLSGGNLVLGGTNTYTGATLVTGGTLSVNGSLAAGSAVSVNSATLTGSGKILGTVSGTSATINGNDLTIGATTLHDTSAITGKNTVDSITIATGTTTLTGTTKSIAALVVSVGATLNANGTVDGSATINGILKGNTTLTGDLALIGGTLSPGNSAGITTVEGNFTMDATSTLVAEVTGTTAGLTYDQVKVSQNVSLAGTLDLRTLSGLTLVGTTITLIDNIDNGSTTGYFETILTSGSTFTLSSDANYKFSVDGADYLLSFKGNSEGDSIFNDVTLTLVPEPATWAMFVGGLGMLAFGQRLRRKQS from the coding sequence GTGAATGGCAGAACCATTGCGAGTTCCATTACGGGCGGCAGTAAATTGACTATTTCGGGAACTCTTTCCGTCAGCTTTCGTCAAAATGCTTATAATAATACTATGACACTGGCTGGAACGGGCGATACGCTTGTTTCTGCTCGGGTTGTGGATTGGTTCTCTACGGGAGGATCAGGGGTGGGGGTTGGAAGTTACAACATAACAAACACCGGTATTACGACATTCTCCGGCACGAATAATATCTATGGTGGCACGACAACGCTCGGAGACGGCTCGACTTTGGCCGTCGCCTATCTTGCCGATGGCGGGATGGCCAGCAGCACAGGGACTTCCTCGGCAGCGGCCGCCAACTTGGCCATCACCAATGCCACGCTTCGTTATATTGGCGGAACCGCCAGCACGAATCGTGGCTTTACGATCGGCGCAGGCGCGGGAACGACGGCTGCCCTCAATGCTTCGGGTGCAGGCGCGGTCAGCTTTACCAACACGGCATCGCCGGTTTATGCCGACACAAATCTAGCGAAAACGCTCATCCTGACCGGCACAAACACCGGCCTCAACACTCTTGCAGCAAGCATCGCTGATAATGGAACGGGAGCTGTATCTTTGACGAAAGACGGCATCGGCACATGGGTGCTCTCCGGTGTAAGCACCTATAGCGGCAATACCACCATCAGTGGAGGCAAGTTGCAACTGGGCGCGGACGACACTACGAGTGCCCTGTCCGCGTTAAGCGCTATCGTCGATAACGGCATTTTTGCAGTCAACCGCTCCAACGACGTGGCACAGGGCACGGATTTCTCCAGCACGGCCATAACGGGCACTGGACAGTTTGTCCAGGCGGGCACGGGTAAGACGACCCTCAACGCCGCCAACGCCTTTACCGGCGATGTCAGCGTCCAAAAAGGCATCCTTGCCTTCAACAGCGTGGCGGCCGCGGCAGGCGCACAGGCGCTGGGTTCGGGGAGCATGGTATACCTCGGCGTTACAGGCAGTTCCGCAGTTGCCACCCTAGATTATACCGGGGCGGCTGGTACGCTGGATAAGAACATCTACGCCATGGGCAGCGGCTTGAACACCGTGCGAAACAGCGGCGGCGGGCTTTTGATTCTCTCCGGATCGTTACAAAAAAACGGGACAGTCCTTGTCTTAAACGGCAACACCGGCGGCATCAAAGTGACAGGTGTGATCAGTGGGACGAGTGCAAATTCCGATCTCTATGTTACCGGCGGCACTACGACGTTAGCTGCGGCGAATACCTACAATGGACCCACTTGGGTCTATGGCGGCGGCACTCTGGTTAGCGGGATTGACAATGCCCTGCCGACCAATACCACGCTGGTGCTTGGCGGAACCAACGGCGGCACGGACAACAGCAGCAACACCTTCGACCTCGGTGGCCATAACCAGAGCATTGTTGCCCTGAACAGCATGGGCAGCGGCACCCAGACGGTGATCAACAGTGGCGCCAGTGTCTCCACCTTGGCGGTGACCGACGGCGGCACGTATAGCGGCGTCATAGCCAATGGCAACGGCACAACGGCGCTGTCACTTAGCGGCGGCAATCTTGTTCTTGGCGGCACCAATACGTATACTGGGGCAACCCTGGTGACCGGCGGCACGTTGAGCGTAAACGGATCACTGGCGGCAGGCTCCGCGGTATCCGTCAACAGCGCGACTCTGACGGGCAGCGGCAAGATTTTAGGCACTGTCAGCGGCACCAGCGCGACCATCAATGGTAACGACCTGACCATCGGAGCGACCACCCTCCACGATACCAGCGCCATCACGGGTAAAAACACCGTGGACAGTATCACCATCGCCACTGGTACTACAACCCTGACCGGCACCACCAAATCCATAGCAGCGCTCGTGGTATCCGTCGGTGCCACATTGAATGCCAACGGCACCGTTGATGGAAGCGCCACTATCAACGGGATACTCAAAGGCAACACCACGCTGACCGGCGACCTTGCTCTTATCGGCGGCACACTCTCGCCCGGCAACAGCGCCGGAATCACAACCGTCGAGGGCAACTTCACCATGGATGCCACCTCCACCCTGGTGGCGGAAGTGACAGGAACGACAGCCGGACTGACCTACGACCAAGTCAAAGTAAGCCAAAACGTCAGCTTGGCCGGCACTCTGGATCTCCGAACCCTGAGCGGCCTAACACTGGTGGGAACAACCATCACGCTGATCGACAACATCGACAACGGCAGCACGACGGGTTACTTCGAGACCATTCTCACGAGTGGCAGCACCTTCACGCTAAGCTCGGATGCCAACTACAAGTTCAGTGTGGACGGGGCGGATTACCTCCTAAGCTTCAAGGGCAACAGCGAAGGAGACAGTATCTTCAATGACGTGACCCTGACGCTCGTCCCCGAGCCTGCCACATGGGCGATGTTCGTGGGGGGTCTAGGGATGCTCGCTTTTGGTCAACGGCTTCGCCGTAAACAGTCTTAA
- a CDS encoding trehalase family glycosidase: MLPELDLCGVPRPVFDANPDWIELYDLAWKIAAENMEVPDSPGWLPQMSCMLGSGKIWQWDSCFMALFSRYSNGVLSALNNLDNLYRLQRADGYISMAYDRDKECESYGERINPPIYAWVEFEHYKHAGDKERLARIYPVLKKYFMWLRANRRRENGLYYFEDTGSSGMDNSPRSGYYAANLAGSDVCFVDLSCQQQLAANRLSSIADILGKNDDATFFRAEAGELSRLINHYCWSERAGFYYDCFTRSDTADRHNFLSCKTVAAFWTILSGAADDRQLGHLVDHLVDPCEFGTLHPVPSLSRKDPNYSPDGGYWLGGVWAPTNYMIVRGLSERGRWDLAREIAIKHVSAMSSVMTDSAHGGIWEAYSPEYLRPATVKENCYVRDNFVGWSGLGPIAMFIENIIGLGFDAPSNTISWRITERGRHGLKNVDFNGKNVSLVCEGRRGGESGGTTLLQVECDGKINLEIAIFNSGSRMISVALDAGTHQLTV, encoded by the coding sequence TTGTTACCTGAACTAGATCTTTGCGGGGTGCCTCGCCCGGTTTTTGACGCGAACCCGGACTGGATCGAACTTTACGATCTTGCCTGGAAGATTGCGGCCGAAAACATGGAGGTGCCCGACAGCCCCGGATGGCTCCCGCAGATGTCGTGTATGCTGGGTTCCGGCAAGATATGGCAGTGGGACTCATGCTTCATGGCGCTGTTCTCGCGCTACTCGAATGGGGTTCTCTCTGCCTTGAACAATCTCGACAACCTCTACCGACTGCAGCGGGCCGACGGCTATATCAGCATGGCCTATGATAGGGATAAGGAATGCGAGTCATACGGGGAAAGGATCAATCCCCCAATCTATGCATGGGTGGAATTCGAGCACTACAAACATGCGGGGGACAAGGAGCGACTCGCCCGGATCTACCCTGTCCTTAAAAAGTATTTCATGTGGCTGAGAGCCAACAGGAGAAGAGAGAACGGGCTCTATTACTTTGAGGATACCGGATCTTCCGGCATGGATAATTCGCCCAGAAGCGGTTATTATGCGGCAAACCTTGCTGGGAGCGATGTCTGTTTCGTCGATCTTTCTTGTCAGCAGCAGCTCGCGGCGAACAGGCTTTCCTCCATCGCCGATATCTTGGGCAAAAACGATGATGCAACCTTTTTCCGCGCGGAAGCGGGCGAGCTTTCGCGGCTCATCAACCACTACTGTTGGAGCGAGAGGGCGGGTTTTTACTACGATTGCTTTACCCGCAGCGACACTGCGGACAGGCACAACTTTTTGAGCTGTAAAACAGTCGCGGCTTTCTGGACGATTCTGAGCGGTGCTGCCGATGACCGACAGCTCGGGCATCTGGTAGACCACCTCGTGGATCCCTGCGAATTCGGCACTCTGCACCCTGTGCCCTCGCTTTCCCGCAAGGATCCCAACTACAGCCCTGATGGTGGCTATTGGCTCGGTGGTGTCTGGGCGCCAACCAATTATATGATAGTTCGGGGGTTGTCCGAACGCGGCCGCTGGGATTTGGCACGCGAAATCGCCATCAAGCACGTTTCCGCCATGAGCAGCGTCATGACCGATTCGGCCCATGGCGGCATATGGGAAGCGTATTCCCCCGAATATCTGCGTCCCGCCACCGTTAAGGAGAACTGCTACGTCCGTGATAATTTTGTGGGCTGGAGCGGGCTCGGCCCTATCGCCATGTTTATCGAAAACATCATAGGACTTGGCTTTGATGCGCCGTCAAATACCATCTCGTGGCGCATCACGGAAAGAGGTCGTCATGGACTGAAAAACGTGGACTTCAACGGGAAAAATGTCTCGCTTGTCTGCGAGGGCCGCAGAGGGGGAGAGTCGGGAGGAACGACTCTCCTGCAAGTCGAGTGTGACGGAAAAATCAATCTCGAAATCGCCATTTTCAACTCGGGATCCCGTATGATTTCCGTAGCTCTCGACGCGGGAACTCACCAGTTAACGGTTTAA
- a CDS encoding beta-galactosidase, with protein MINLGPQYYRPPFPVSKYWKDDLRKMKDSGFNCVQLWVMWSWVEANPGKFNFDDYDRILDIAEECGLNVVLSTIAEVHPYWIHRVVPDCELVTNLGHKVISEHRNECHNGLTPGGCFDHPEVWERMSGFIHATAVHYKDRQNIAGWDAWNELRWNVGADGPVCYCRHTIKKYREWLGERFGDLEGLNNAWTRRYDSWEDVLPGKAPTRPYTSTMSFAHFLTWRSNRHAEDRYKIIKAVHPDKMVTAHGPSPCMTVVGEGELNQALNRGNDWAIADRLDGIGCSNFPAWWKMSNADYALTMEMIHSAARGKKFWVSELQGGRSNIGFEVNNPVRAVDQQRWIWNSIASGADTVLLWCWRDEVFGCESNGFGFIGNDGFAEERVAAMQHTGEILRRHSDLIGNYKPSKAKVGVLFSPQTYYLYWAQEAEARKPLNSIRGFCLAMIRHSVPFKIVEEEHLDELEGIKILFLPRVTVLDDATIEKLTKFVQRGGVLYCEAETGAWDSKGVYRYPEERFPGTATGVFEVGRRPVPENPVFSGKVAGKIYKLKASHMLSPWKTPTSGAEIWAGNVDGEGALLSQVKLGKGKVILCGTYLGDEYEKKCYPGFEELVLKCIADAGVAASDITVAANRATASNADPYVRYGKSGGRDVAFVFFPAGCTSVTLAFAEEIFPTGKVKDLFSGEALIMKKTGGARKLKLSAGKFRIAILAE; from the coding sequence ATGATCAATCTAGGCCCGCAATACTATCGTCCGCCCTTCCCGGTTTCAAAATACTGGAAAGACGACCTTCGGAAGATGAAAGATTCGGGATTCAACTGCGTCCAGCTCTGGGTCATGTGGTCTTGGGTAGAGGCGAATCCCGGGAAATTCAATTTTGATGACTACGACAGGATTTTGGATATTGCCGAGGAATGCGGGCTGAACGTGGTGTTGAGCACGATCGCCGAAGTTCATCCGTATTGGATCCACCGGGTTGTCCCCGATTGCGAACTGGTCACCAATCTCGGGCACAAAGTCATTTCAGAGCACCGCAACGAATGCCATAACGGGCTGACACCCGGCGGTTGCTTCGATCATCCCGAGGTGTGGGAGCGGATGTCAGGATTCATTCACGCGACCGCCGTGCATTACAAAGACCGGCAGAATATTGCCGGCTGGGATGCATGGAACGAGCTGAGGTGGAATGTCGGGGCCGATGGCCCGGTCTGCTATTGCCGTCATACGATCAAAAAATACCGCGAATGGCTTGGCGAACGCTTTGGAGACCTTGAGGGGCTCAACAACGCGTGGACCCGTCGATACGATTCCTGGGAGGACGTGCTTCCGGGCAAAGCCCCGACGCGTCCGTACACCTCCACGATGTCCTTCGCCCATTTTCTGACCTGGCGTTCAAACCGGCACGCGGAAGACCGCTACAAGATCATCAAGGCGGTGCATCCGGACAAGATGGTGACGGCACACGGACCGAGTCCCTGCATGACGGTGGTGGGAGAAGGGGAGTTGAATCAGGCATTGAACAGGGGCAATGATTGGGCGATCGCCGACAGGTTGGACGGCATCGGCTGTTCGAATTTTCCGGCCTGGTGGAAAATGAGCAACGCGGATTACGCGTTAACCATGGAGATGATCCATTCCGCCGCGCGAGGAAAGAAGTTTTGGGTCAGCGAACTTCAGGGAGGCCGTTCGAATATCGGCTTTGAAGTCAATAACCCGGTAAGGGCAGTTGACCAACAGCGGTGGATATGGAACAGCATCGCTAGCGGCGCCGATACGGTTCTCCTCTGGTGCTGGCGTGATGAGGTTTTCGGATGCGAATCCAACGGGTTTGGCTTCATCGGGAACGACGGATTCGCCGAGGAACGTGTCGCTGCCATGCAGCACACGGGGGAGATTCTCCGGCGGCATTCGGATCTCATTGGGAACTACAAACCTTCCAAAGCCAAAGTTGGCGTCCTGTTCAGCCCGCAAACCTACTATCTCTACTGGGCTCAGGAAGCAGAGGCGCGCAAGCCTCTGAATTCGATCCGGGGTTTTTGCCTGGCAATGATCCGCCATTCCGTTCCCTTCAAGATTGTAGAGGAGGAACACCTCGATGAACTTGAGGGAATCAAGATCCTTTTCCTGCCCAGGGTGACTGTTTTGGACGATGCGACTATTGAAAAACTCACAAAATTCGTCCAACGGGGCGGAGTTCTATACTGCGAGGCGGAAACCGGGGCTTGGGACTCGAAGGGAGTATACCGGTATCCTGAAGAAAGGTTTCCAGGAACAGCTACCGGTGTTTTCGAAGTCGGGCGGAGGCCGGTTCCCGAGAATCCCGTATTCTCCGGAAAAGTCGCGGGAAAAATCTACAAGTTAAAAGCCTCCCATATGCTTTCCCCGTGGAAGACGCCGACATCGGGGGCAGAGATATGGGCCGGGAATGTCGATGGGGAAGGGGCGCTGCTTTCTCAAGTAAAGCTTGGCAAGGGCAAAGTGATCTTATGCGGCACCTATCTCGGTGATGAGTATGAGAAGAAATGTTATCCCGGTTTCGAAGAGCTGGTTTTGAAATGCATCGCGGACGCGGGAGTGGCCGCCAGTGACATAACGGTTGCTGCAAACAGGGCGACCGCCTCTAACGCGGATCCTTATGTCCGCTACGGAAAAAGCGGGGGCAGGGACGTTGCCTTTGTTTTTTTCCCGGCGGGCTGCACGAGCGTCACACTCGCCTTCGCGGAGGAAATTTTCCCCACGGGCAAGGTGAAGGATCTTTTCTCCGGAGAAGCATTAATCATGAAGAAAACCGGTGGTGCCAGAAAGCTCAAGCTTTCGGCCGGAAAATTCAGAATCGCGATATTGGCGGAGTGA
- a CDS encoding Gfo/Idh/MocA family oxidoreductase, with translation MKEPKIKVGIIGVGSRGVWCFGKAIQSRDDAQVVALCDPNPVRMECAAKELDIQPDCHTTVESMIAAGKLDAVVITSPDFCHESNAVTALRGGVHVLIDKPLATTVKGCQNIISASEKSGKTLMMGFNLRHHNVLVKLKSLISTGVLGRIFLMENREFYDGGRTYMSRWNRLYAKSGGLWIHKGSHDFDVFNWLLDFPKPVKVSAFAGIDVLNSQHIPFEVKPDVPVGPTCHQCHYNEICPDVFRMGQDESWGDRAVACDGYAKDLCMYTSDKDTHDNGIAMVEYENGVKASHLECFITSVTDRLYTVVGDRGQAEVSLEKRTITIRPRWSQEVITHTLPEVQGGHGGADPMLVDAFVNVIRGQKKNTSTTAHGMWSTAIGQAAEISRREERTVQIAELFQPLD, from the coding sequence ATGAAAGAACCAAAAATTAAAGTGGGTATTATTGGCGTCGGCTCGCGGGGTGTCTGGTGTTTTGGCAAAGCGATCCAATCCCGGGATGACGCCCAGGTGGTCGCGCTCTGCGATCCTAATCCGGTTCGGATGGAGTGTGCTGCCAAGGAACTGGACATTCAGCCGGATTGCCACACCACCGTGGAATCCATGATTGCCGCGGGCAAGCTTGACGCGGTGGTCATTACCAGTCCTGACTTTTGTCATGAGTCCAACGCTGTGACAGCCTTACGCGGCGGGGTCCATGTCCTGATCGACAAACCGCTGGCGACAACAGTCAAGGGCTGCCAAAACATTATCAGCGCGTCTGAAAAATCCGGCAAAACACTTATGATGGGCTTCAATTTGCGCCATCACAATGTGCTGGTTAAGCTGAAGAGCCTGATTTCCACTGGCGTGCTGGGCCGTATTTTCCTGATGGAAAACCGAGAGTTTTACGATGGGGGCCGCACCTATATGTCGCGTTGGAACCGCTTATATGCAAAGAGTGGAGGGCTTTGGATTCACAAGGGGAGCCACGACTTTGATGTCTTTAACTGGTTGTTGGATTTTCCGAAGCCGGTTAAGGTCAGTGCTTTCGCGGGGATTGATGTGCTCAATTCTCAGCATATTCCTTTTGAGGTCAAACCCGATGTGCCGGTTGGACCAACCTGCCATCAATGCCATTACAATGAGATTTGCCCTGATGTCTTCAGGATGGGCCAAGATGAATCTTGGGGCGACAGGGCGGTTGCCTGCGACGGCTATGCCAAGGATCTCTGCATGTATACTTCCGACAAAGACACCCATGACAACGGCATCGCGATGGTGGAATATGAAAATGGTGTCAAGGCCAGCCATCTCGAGTGTTTTATAACCTCTGTAACCGACCGCCTCTACACGGTGGTCGGGGATCGTGGACAGGCAGAAGTCAGCTTGGAAAAACGGACGATTACAATCCGCCCTCGCTGGAGCCAGGAAGTAATCACGCACACCCTTCCTGAAGTGCAGGGCGGGCATGGCGGCGCCGATCCCATGTTGGTGGATGCCTTTGTCAACGTCATCAGAGGCCAGAAAAAAAATACTTCGACAACGGCACACGGCATGTGGTCAACCGCTATCGGACAGGCTGCGGAAATCTCCCGCCGCGAGGAACGCACGGTTCAAATCGCCGAACTGTTCCAGCCCCTCGACTAA
- a CDS encoding glucosamine-6-phosphate deaminase, whose protein sequence is MKINNIQISVAKTKQESGAEAAVLGAKLIRQAIQKRGKANIIVATGASQFEMLDCLVKMPRIDWTRVTAFHLDEYVGTPITHPASFRKYLWERFVSRLLLPLAAFHYINGEGDAAAECRRVGGIIAKHPIDVCFAGIGENGHLAFNDPPADFKTTAPYLVVNLDEACRRQQMGEGWFKTLKQVPTQAISMSVRQIMKSKAVICTVPDKRKAQALKDCLTGSVTPLHPSSILQCHKAAWCFLDSGSASLLPESQQ, encoded by the coding sequence ATGAAAATCAACAATATCCAAATCAGCGTCGCAAAAACAAAACAAGAATCCGGCGCGGAGGCAGCAGTGCTCGGGGCCAAGCTCATTCGCCAAGCCATCCAAAAACGCGGAAAAGCCAACATCATTGTGGCAACCGGGGCCTCGCAATTCGAAATGCTGGATTGTTTGGTCAAAATGCCTCGGATTGATTGGACCCGCGTCACGGCCTTCCACCTTGACGAATATGTCGGCACGCCGATCACCCACCCCGCCTCGTTCCGAAAATACCTTTGGGAGCGATTCGTGTCCCGCTTGCTGCTGCCCTTAGCGGCATTTCATTATATCAACGGCGAGGGCGACGCGGCGGCGGAATGCCGCAGAGTCGGCGGCATCATCGCAAAGCATCCTATCGATGTATGCTTTGCGGGAATTGGCGAAAACGGGCACTTGGCATTCAATGATCCTCCGGCCGACTTCAAAACGACCGCCCCCTATCTGGTCGTCAACCTGGACGAGGCCTGCCGCAGGCAGCAGATGGGCGAGGGGTGGTTCAAAACGCTCAAGCAGGTTCCCACCCAGGCGATCTCAATGTCTGTCCGCCAGATCATGAAATCCAAGGCCGTAATTTGTACGGTTCCCGACAAACGCAAAGCACAAGCATTGAAAGACTGCCTAACTGGAAGTGTGACCCCTCTGCACCCGTCGTCCATCCTCCAGTGCCATAAGGCTGCATGGTGTTTCCTGGACAGCGGATCCGCATCGCTTCTTCCGGAGAGCCAGCAATGA
- a CDS encoding helix-turn-helix transcriptional regulator: MRLTKRYTVLMEVILFKNLNTPPFRPRVGMTRLLSRQVSVRHTHDFFEIFLIASGSGIHHLNGKKVELTAGHLAVIQPRDRHHFSSQGEELAILNVAMASAWWKQFHQLMGGSLPENWFRRGSPSGHVLLGPKNLTEMRAIFAQLAGRDNQPPSDLVDALLRVAASFLSTDPQSTPLPPSWLEQWRNAMMNAHEAIAEPFACWQKRSGCSPEHLARSCRAFYQCTPTDLLNHARIERAKALLDSTDDKVISIGFACGFGNLSNFYRNFHARTGMTPKMWRRQGSATVPIREEWLASQGR, from the coding sequence ATGCGATTGACAAAAAGATATACTGTATTGATGGAAGTAATTCTCTTCAAGAATCTCAATACTCCCCCCTTCCGTCCGCGTGTCGGGATGACGCGCTTACTGTCCCGTCAGGTTTCTGTTCGGCATACTCATGATTTTTTCGAGATTTTCCTGATTGCGTCGGGATCGGGAATCCATCATCTCAACGGAAAGAAAGTGGAATTGACGGCCGGACACCTGGCCGTCATCCAGCCAAGGGATCGCCACCATTTCTCAAGCCAGGGAGAGGAACTTGCCATTCTGAATGTTGCAATGGCGTCCGCGTGGTGGAAGCAGTTTCACCAATTGATGGGAGGATCGTTGCCCGAAAATTGGTTTCGGCGCGGCAGCCCATCCGGGCACGTGCTGCTCGGCCCGAAAAATCTCACGGAAATGCGGGCGATTTTCGCGCAACTCGCGGGTCGTGACAATCAGCCTCCCTCCGATCTGGTCGATGCCCTCCTGCGCGTGGCGGCCTCATTCCTCTCGACGGACCCGCAGTCCACTCCCTTGCCGCCGTCCTGGCTGGAACAATGGAGAAACGCGATGATGAATGCCCACGAGGCGATTGCCGAGCCTTTTGCTTGCTGGCAAAAGCGAAGCGGGTGCTCCCCGGAACATCTGGCCAGAAGTTGCCGCGCATTCTACCAATGCACCCCCACAGACCTTCTCAACCATGCCAGGATCGAACGTGCAAAAGCATTGCTAGATTCGACAGATGACAAAGTAATTTCCATCGGCTTCGCCTGCGGGTTTGGAAACCTTTCAAACTTTTACAGGAATTTTCATGCCCGAACGGGCATGACGCCAAAAATGTGGAGACGCCAAGGTAGTGCCACCGTCCCGATTCGGGAAGAATGGCTCGCATCACAAGGACGATAA